In Nomascus leucogenys isolate Asia chromosome 3, Asia_NLE_v1, whole genome shotgun sequence, the genomic window CAAAAGTGCCAGAATGAGGTTTCCCAGACCTGCAAGATGCAAACATAGCGTCTAAACTTTCTAATTcctagaaaagttaaaaaaaaaaaaaaaaaaaaaaaaaaaaaagtgtgggggCAGACAATGCAACTACACTTACAGCATCCAAACTATAGCTAAATCACTAAACCAAGCTTCAAGTATCATCCTTTAATCAATCAATATGAATATACTATTCATATTCCAATTCTAACAAGATGAGAATTATGGCAATGCTTCAAACAAAGCACTGAAACAAGGCTTTCTGAGGCAATGATCTTCCTCACCTCTCTGTGGTCAGCTTCCAAGCAGCCAATATGAATACTTACCAGAACAGAAGTCTGTCGTGTTCCCCACTTGACAATCACTAACTGTTGAGTTATGTGAACAATAGCTCTCATCTATTGGGGGGCAGGGGAAAAGAGACAAACAGCATCAACCACCCATTTGTGTTATCTTTGACTTTGCTACTAAGTTCTATGAAATCAAACCCAAACACTTTAGAAGTGGGCGGTGGGAACCACTTTAGAGGTGTTTTGACCTAAAGTTAAACCCACAGACCAAACCCTGTCATTCTCCTTTTCCCGTTGACTTAGAGATTACACAGGATCCCTCTAACTTTTATCCATTAAAAATCCACATTAATATACTGAACAAATAAATCTGCAACACTTAGATCTCAGAATTGTGGAAAGACTACTGTACAATCAAGAAAGGCAGCCATCATCTAAAAAGAgggcaggtggctcatgcctataatctcagcgctttgggagttggcgccaaggcgggaggatcacctgaggtcaggagttcgagaccagcctgaccaatatggtgagaccctgcctctaccaaaaatacagaactctgtctcaaaaaaaaaaaaaaaggcggggggggcAGAGACAGTAAGTTGAAGTGGTCAGGGTCTTTATTAAGAGGTTAGTAAACAGAAGAGGCACCGTAACACTGTTGAAACTCTATTCCAGATCTCACTGCTTTAGTCTTCTATACTTTCTAAAACAACTTTCCCGGATAGGTAGACTTGGAGCAAGAGTAAGGGGAGAACCTTTCCCAACAAATCTTAAAGTAGAGCATTCCATCTCCAAAATTCACCAACTCTTAAATACTCTCTATATATAAAGGAGAAAGAGTACACCCTTAAATCTCATTTTATGACCTAAAAAAAAGAGACACTTCTAtaacaaaaaagttaatttagCCCAATTTAGTTAATACCTTAAAGAGCTTTTTGAAATTTACGTAGTGATATAATTTCTAGAACTATTAAAAATTTTACCATATTAAAAAACTTATGGTTTggtttttttactttaaaaaaaaaaaaaaaaaccgccaAAACAACTAGATTGTTTTACTGATAAGAAAGTGCAACcactttacattaaaaaacagaattaaaataatttatgcagTAATATCATGGTTCTAATAAGAACATTATTGAACTTCAATGTACGTCCCTCTAGCTCTCTACCTCTTGTATTAACAAAAGTACAGGAAAAGTTAACTCTCCCCCTACCTCATTCTTCTTTACACCTAAGCATCCAACAGTTTCATAAAGTCTCTTTATATTTCACGTTGCAGGACACCTGTGGATCAATGTCTCAAACAGTTTTCAACACAACCTTCACTCACAGCTAATTCCAGTGTATTAAAGTACTCTTAATCCTtaaaacaggctttaaaaaaagccaggtgaggaagcacacacctgtagtcttggctactagggaggccaaggtaggaggattgcttgagcctaggatttcaagaccaacctgggtaacacaggagactccatctcataaaaaacaaACTACTGAGCTTTAATTATCAAGTCTTAAGGAATCTAAAGGGAGGATGGGAGACAAGAAGAAATTTTCAGGGGGAGTGCTAGGCAACTGGCACTTTAAAGGGTATTGgatttgcaaaataaatagtGCAGAATATCCTAAATGTCCTACATAACTTCCAAGTGTTCAACAgttattgtgttttaaaatgttataacaaAACAGTTTTGCATCCCCAAAGTTTCTTACCTTTACATTCTATCCAAAAGCAGGTAGTATTAACAATGCTAACATTAAAACAGGAAACGCAGCTGTTTCGACCTTCACAGGTTtctggggggttgggggaagagatGCATGAAATCAATGATTTTACTGGTATCTTATTTGACTCTGTATTACTTATCTTTTTGAACAATAAGCATTACATACGGCACCAAAATTACTAATTCAGATAAACGATAAAACTTTATACTGGTTTACTAAGAAATTCCAATTATTACAAAGCTGTAAGTAAACGCATTAGAAAAACAAGCTAGTGGTCACTCTCAGTATAGTGCCTGATGGTATCTATCTAACCAATCCTTTTTCACAGGACAACTATTGGAAGACACAGCCATTAAGGATTTAGGCATTTCAAAGCATccttaatacataaaaatatcgAGAAAAAGGCTTTGATATAAGACCAACACTACACATAGGAAAATCACTACCCCCAAACATCAGATAAAACGCTGAGATTTTTAGTAGTAACAGTAGTAGTTTAACAGGTTGAACCCAAGCCCTGATGATGCCCATTCTGCTGCAAAGACAATTTCCCAGGGATTCTCGATTAATAAATGATCCACTCTCGACAGGATCCTCCACAATTGGAGACAACATCTAAAAGGCCATATTCACGTGTATATAATTCAAGTTAACAAGGTATTTGTCAATAGTTCAGCCTAGGCCAAACAATCCAGAAACAAGTACTCATCACCATAATTCAATTTCTGGAGAACGGACTATAAAACTGGGCTTTCTTTTCCAGTGAgaaaaagcagcaaaataaaagaaagaagaattggGCTCCATTCATTTTCCTAGAAACCAGATGCCTCCGAACATTCTCATTTGTTTTGCTCCTGCCTAAAAAAACAGTTCTGCAGAGGCACTGCCTTCAATATTTCATCATTAGTACTTATTAAAGACTGGGACATGTacggtggggtggggaagggttcataaagtaaaaatacattttctttagttTGTATAGGTAAAACATGCTGTTTAAAAACCTTTGTGCTTGATGGGTGTAACAGTGAAATGTCTGAAATGTTCTTTACAATGAACTAAATTTGCTACCTTTCAGACCACACCACATCCACTTATGATTTCCAGAAAATACATACCTCCTTTGCACTTCAATTACACAAAGACAAATTAATTTGATACTTCCAACcttctcttacacacacactACAATTCTGAAAGGAAACTGCCAAATTAAGACGGAGACGAACATATTCTGCTCTATCATCTTAAAATAGTGCGGTTAGAATTCCCAGTATTATACTGCAATTTACTTCCCTCGTTTTGAAATGTTACCATTACATCTTccttaaactaaaaacaaaacattaagttTACTATACACTCTATTAAACTTTTATCAAATACTAAAACTAGAGGAGAATTTGTAGAATATGAATGCCgtgataaaaataattacacttCGGCATTCTTCGGTCAAGAAGCCAATGTTAACTACGTAAACATTACTTCTTAACTAatgttaactagaataaccaatcaTACGAGACTGCAGGTTTTAAACCTCTAGTGTTTCTCCTGCTTATTACCTCAAACttatcttccttctctcttttgtgTTGTCACGGTATGTGGCAATTTCtgctttaaaatgtatgtatgccTTAACCAGCCCTATTCGACTGCACATAACAAAAGACATGCTCCTGATCGGGTTTCAGAAAACCCACAGACCTGGATACAAACCCCAGTTCCACGACCTACTAAACATACGCTATCTGAGCACAGGACATagtgaagaaaattttaaatgcaatttaaaaaagaataaacatacaATGTCAGGAGAGTTTACTCATCTCCATCTCTGCATCTGCCTCCTAAGTTTCACTACCTACCTTCTAGTTTAGCCTTAGGATTCGTACGCAAAACACCCGGTACATAGATGggtacttttcttccttttcgcATACCTTGAAGTGTGAAGTTTTCACTAACTACGTGCTCAAACGTCAGCTACGTTCTATTCCTATCTGCAAAATCAATGTTATTAAATCTCAAGCGACTTTCTAAGACTGAGACACGAATGAGCATTACCGTCTTTAAGTTTCTCTTTCCCGGACTTCCGGAGAAGGCTACCTCCGGAGAGAGGCGCCGGGCGAGTGAACGACCAGCGGCAGGGAGAGGCAGCTCGGCCCCACCGCCAACCTCAGAGGCGCGACGCCCGGCCCCATCCTCAACCCCACCGCTGCCCCCACAGAAGGAAGCCACGTCCCCATTTCCATTTCCTCACCCCCAAGTGAGGCTAGGAATTACGATGCACTTTTAAAAGGCACCTCGACTTGCAACACTTCGAGGTGGGCCCCAACCCCGCAGCCACTGGGAACCGCGTGTCCGCTTCCCCCCAGCGCGCTCCCCACCCGGCCCGGCCGCGAGTGGACTCCAGGCTGGCCGCCATGTTGCCGGAGTCGCCGCCGCACCCCGAGCGCGGCCGGCCCGCCCGACCCTGGCCCGAACCCGGGCCCCGCCCGCACGGCGGGGAGGCAGTGCGGTTCGGCTGGGCAGGGGAGCGCGGGAAGCCCATAGGGCCCGCGCCCACCTGGTGCCGGAGTGGTGACCAGCGGGAGGGACGTCACCGGCGCCGAGGTTATATTGGAGATGGGCGCTGAAGTCGTCACGTTCGGGTGCTGGGTCGTGTTCTTGTCCGCGGACAGCACACAGAGCACGGCCAGGCAGGTGGCGGCCCAAAGCAGTGAACGGGAGAGCCCCGACATCGTCTCCTCAGCGCTGGCGTTCGGGCGAAAGCTGTGGCGCGCAACGCTCAGTCAACCCCTCAATCCCCTGCGGCGCCGCCTCCGAGACTACGCTCCCCCGCGGGAGCGCGCTGGGGTCACGTGAGAGCCCCCTGTTCTCGGCCTGTGGGGGCgaagaggagggaggtggggctCGGGCGATACCAACGAGAATCCTAAGGAGGAAGCGGGGGAGTCGGGAGGAAGCCGAAGGAAGCTGGCCCTCAAGGCGACTGTGCCACAGCCAAGAAAACTGGGAGCCTCTGCAAATCGTTCTTCTTGCCCTCAGATTGCCACACACGACGCAGCTGGACTTGTCTCATGCCTGCGATAGGGACGGCCCCCACCCTGACTTGCATGGAACAGCCGACATGACGTGGCTTACGGCTTCCACCTGAGCGCCCCGCCAGGCCGTAATTCCGCAGCCCCACGTGACCTCGGGGGCCGCGCCTTCCGGACGTAACTCTGCTGGGGCGGAAGTTGGTTTTGTGCGGCTCACAAGAACTAAGTTTCTGCTGTGCTGCCGGATTCCCAGAGTGCTTCCTTATATCTTCGGCAGgaccccttccttttttcttgaaGATTGATTTTGCTAGAAGTTATCCCGTGGTAGGACTCCCTAGGGGAATGGAGGCGCCACGTGGTTAAGGAGTTTGTGCTTTGCCGCCCACATAGTGTGGGCAGCTGAGGCGCCGCCCGAGTCAGAGCCGCAGGGCGTCTACTCTGTCACTTTCCCAACCTGACTTTTCCGAATTGCTATTTCAGGCGGCGGTTGCAGCAGCCGATCTGTCTCAACTCCACCACTGTAGTCAGAGAATCAAAAGCGGTGTGAGTTGCGAGGCCATTGGGgcggcccccacccccacattaccagtgaggaaactgagacttagaaaaGTGACCTCACCTGGACACGGGATTGCCTGGCATCAGAGCTGGATTCTTAAGTGCCTGTTAGTGTTCAGGCACTGCTCAGAATTTTAGTAAAGGTGAGCGCCATCTACTGCCAAGTCTCACAAAATATTCGCAAAATTTGATACGGTTATCACATGGTAAAAATTAGACTTTAAAAGTGGTATTTAATGCTGTGTTTTCAGCTGTTGTACacttatgtaattttaattatgCAAAGTTATCCTAATAATATAGGAATATTAATTGCTTTCGTGAGGTCTGTTTTGATGTGCCACGAACGCCAAAAAAGATGACTACCTAGTGCTTTACCTTATTGCTCAAATAGCTCTTATTTCCCCCTTGGAATCTTTTCAGTGTCGTCCTTCTGTACCCTCAGGACTATGAATATTTGTTCCAATGACTACGCTAGTTGGAGTAGTGTTGCTTGGATGTAAACAAAAAGCTGATAGTTTGACTGATCCAGCCCAGAAGCATGAGAATGCTGTCAGGGAAGTGAGCTCCCACCATAAACCCTTCAAAGAAGTGTCTGCTCTTCTCTCAGGAGGCCTCTCTCTTTATTTAACACTTGACTATCTGGCACCCAGACCAAATGAAAGCACAAggcaactttaatttttttttaaggttaagAATGTAAATAGGGGCCGGGGGCGGTGACtcaacgcttgtaatcccagcactttgggaggccaaggcgggtggatcacctgaggtcaggagtttgagaccagcctagccaacatggtgaaaccccgtctctcctaaaaatacaaaaattagccgggcatggtggcgcgtgcctgtaatcccagctactagtggggctgaggcaggaggatcgcttgtatctgggaggcggaggttgcagtgagccgagatcacaccactgcactccagcttgggcaacagagcgagactcgtctcaaaaaaaaatgtaaatagaagctctgttctcagagctcagtGTGTTATCTTCTTTCCACCCTAGGATAAACACACTCCTCTGTGCAGACCATTGTTTAACAGTTTGTCACGTGGATGTTCAACTCTAGTCCTCAGATATTCCTCAGTCCTGATAAAGGGACATTTCACGCGCTTGTTTTAAGACTAGAAAACcattggtttgttttattttgcatggCAACTGTAGAGGTAGATTGGGGAGTTCCAAAGTCATTTTCACCATTTCAAagagacagctttttttttttttttttttttccagttcctgACAGTAAGGTTCTGTTTATTGTTGTCATAGAGCAAGGTTTCTCAATCTTGGCACTATCGAGATTTCAGGCTGACTCATTCTTGCTTGTCCTGTGCATTGTTGGATATTCGGCAGTATTCctagcctctacccactagatgccagaagCACCCCACCTCTCaggtgtgacaaccaaaaatatctcccgATATTGTTAAATGTCTCCTGGGGGTAAATCACAATTGAAAGGCACCCTCAGAGAGTTCTGTCTACAAAGTCAGCCATCACTCAGGTTATTTCCTCTTAGACACATTGCTTGCAATTAGATTGTTGATTGGTTGTTAGAGCGACCTTCTTAACCGTTTGTTTTCTCGAAAGCAGCAAGACACAGTGCTTCTGCGCTTGTGAATCTTCTAGCAGTATAAGCTACCTCTAAGATTTTTAAAcagcaaatttttaaacaatgcttCAGCCTTGTGTCAGTACCTTTCCCCAAATAAAAGATCAACACTCCAAACAGGACCCTGCCTTCTAGCTATAACTAACATCCAGTGGCCCCTTAATAATCAGAGGTTTGGCTCCACTACTTAATAGCAAGAAGTACAAACCCTCTTGTACTAGCTTATGTTAAAGGGAATCCATTCACTGTAAGAATATGACAGTAAATCTTATAGGCATTCAGGAGTGGGAAATCAAGTGTGTGAGGGCCAAGGGAGACTTGAACTTAAAAGGAGGAATCCCTAGCATGTGGAGCTGGTTTGCTAGGACTTCGTTTCAGGCTTCAACCCTACAGGACATTGCCAGATCTGTAGGCCCACAGCCAATCATCTCCACTGCCCAGTATTCCACTTATGTAGCTCTTGGAAGAGATAAGTTGACTGAGTACCACGCCTTCCCAATCTGTCTGTTACCTACTCTCTGCTCTGACTCCATCCATGCAGTCTACACTAGAGCTCCCTGAACTTCCAGTTCTTCTAACTGGTCatgttttcttttgcatgtggatctTCATCCGTGCAATTTCTTCTGCCTAGACCATTCTTATTCCCTTCTGGCATCTGACCAACTCCTACTTCTCCTTTCAGGTCTCTCAGCTAAGCTGTCATTCCCATCTTAAGCTATCCTTAAAATATTCAACTACccctttctccccactcccagacTACAAAAGGTGTTCCTGCTCTGTGCACCCTGGACTTACCCATAACAAAGCATATACTGCATTATATAGCAATTGTCTTTCTCGCTAGATTAACTCAGAGATAGTGCTCACCAGTTTATTCCCtgcacttaatttaaaaaaatgaataaatgaacaaactggcttatttcagttagttGTCCACCCTTGCCAAAAATTAGCTGCATTGAAAAGCACAGGAggagcccggcgtggtggcaagcacctgtaatcacagctacttgggaggttgagggagaaGAACctattgaacccaggaggcagaggttgcagtgagtcgagattgcatcactgcccaccagcctgggcaatagagtgagactccgcctcaaaaaaaaattaaataaaataaataaaagcgtAGGAGAGCAGCTGCTACAAATAGCTCCCTGAACTCTTCAGCTGTGGGGTCAGGGTAGATTCATCTAGAGGAGTATGGGTGGGAAACAAGGGCTGGCGTCTATAAGAGTTTTAACAGCATATATTAAAGCTCATTTAGTAGTATTCGAATCTGTTTTGACAAAGAGAAGGATTGGAACAAATCAAATATTAGCTAAAACTGTATATTCAGAGTCTTAATATTGTGATTAAGATTAAGGGTGAAATTCTGGAGATACTGTCATTAGGAGGCTCTCCACTTTGACTGTGGATGTTTCTTTGAAAACTGTGCCAGGGCACCAGAGGGGAGCATTACACTTTAGAGCAGTTGTTCttaaccttggctgcacattggaacTACCTAGTGACATCAGTGGTGGTGTTGTGTGTTGAAAAATATTGATACTAATGTCTGGGTagtgatttaattggtctggagtAATATCTGAGCATCagttttaaaagcttcccagCTGTTTCTCATCTGCAGCTTAGGTGGAAAACCAGTGCTTTACTCTTGCTTTCCAGAGTGTGGTTCTCGAACCAGTATCATTTATATCACCTAGAAATGCAGACCCTCAGGCCTCCCCCTCAGATCTCCTGAATCAGAacctacattttaacaagattcccagaagatatgtacatgtgtatagtATTAAAGTTGGAGaacagccagatgcagtggctcacacctgtaatcccagcactttgggaggctgaggtggtggatcacctgaggtcaggagttcgagaccagcctggccaacatggcgaaaccccgtctctgctaaaaatacaaaaattagccaggtgtggtggcgggcgcctgtaatcccagctatttgggaggctgaggcaggagaattgcttgaacccaggaggtgggggttgcagtgagccaagattgtgccattgcactccagcctgggcgacagagtgagactccatctcataaaaaaaaaaaaaaaaaagttggagaacaCTGCTTTACACTATGACTTGCACACAACTATTCTATCCTGAActgctgcaattttttttcttttttgagaaaaaaatgaataaataaactggcttatttcagtcaaactggcgcaatctcggttcactgcaacctccgcctgcctgggctcaagtgatcctcccacctcagttcccTGAATAGCtgggtgcgccaccacacctggctaattttttatatttttgcttgagacggggtttcaccatgttgctcaggctggtctagaactcctgagctcaagcaatcttcccccctcagcctcccaaagtgctgggattacaagcatgagccaccatgccaggcctgcaATTCTTAACAGTGATTCATCTACAAAATTACATCAATACATActgtttttgcttctttgtttacAAACATATGTAAGGTTAGCGTACAAACAGCACAAACCTCCTGGATGCGCAGGAGTCAGGGAGCCCAGCCCAGGTTCCCTTTAGGCTGGCACCCGAGAtgcatgatttttatttgtattctgcTTCAAACCCTGGGTCTGCTAGAGCTCTTTGCATTACATCTCTTGGTCCTTTAGGAAATGAAGCCTTTTCCTGACTTGTTACTTAGGAATAACCTCCAAGTTCAAGCTAAACTACACCTCAGGCGGCTTGCTGATATCTTGGATTAGCTATGACTTCCCCTGTCCCTAGGTATTCACTGTGCTTCTCCCGATCCTGTCTTGGAGAGCTGATTTTCAGCCAGAAGACACCTCATGGCCACTCtggttattaaaatattctagtAATTCTGTCCTGACTGGCAAAGTGCATGTCCTGAGCGGCCCAAGTGTCCAAGTCCCTTCCTAAGGACCTGACTACCACGTTGCCACTGTCCAGCACCTGGAGGTCTCACATCTGGCCCTGTTAAGAACCTCAGGACCTTGCAACAGGATTCTGGTCACTGTCTAATTGGTCAATGTATGCGTACCTCCTCTGCTGCCTTGATGAAATCAAGGTTTCTTGTCAGTttccttcattcttccttttctgttgtAGGTTACACTTACTGTTATGACTTTTCTCTTCTACATACCTGGTGCCACAGATCTCTCATAGATCTGTCTCTAATATATCCCATCTGTTCTTAAAGTGTCGTCTCcagaacagcagcagcagcagcagcagcatcaccttgAACTTGTTCAAATTCTCCAGCCCAACCCAGagccactgaatcagaaactctgaggtccagcaatctgtgtttgaCAGGCCCAGgcattctgatgcatgctaaagtAAAAGAACCTGTGATTTATCACCTTACAAAGCCCTCTATCAAATATGCAACTTGTAATTCATGTTGTATACATTACTACTGAGTTAGTCACCAATATTTCATATGATATACAAAAGTCTTAAGACTCGCCAGATTTAAGTGGTGATGATTCCACTTTGGGAAGTGTAGGGGATGGTAAGAtcaatatagtttaaaaaatgagtCTCCATAAGGGAGAATATTGCTAGGTGTGGTAGAgaccaattttaattttaaagatatacCTTTGAACTAGTTCAGTTGATTGAAAGTTAATCTGATGTTAGTGAGAACTGCTAATACTCAGTATAAAAAGGGCTTGATATTTCTTGAAATGAGGATGATGATATTCTCTCAGTGGTAGCTTGACTGGTTTTGTCGGGAGACATTTCTGAAGGGAAACTAATTCTTAACGGAATATctgctgtgtgccaagcattATTAGAAACACCTTCACCTGCTGTCTCAATCCTCAGAACACTGAGACAGATGTACCCCCAATTTCACTTAAAATTGTCGATTTTATGCATTTCCTCAGAAAAATCACTGAAGTTTTAGAGCCAGAAGAAAGCTAGCAActcaacttcttttatttttacaaatgggGACAGtgaaaggttaagtgatttgaCCATCACATTGATGGACAAGTGGTTCTCAAACAAATAtgcttcatttaaaatatgtataaaaactcAG contains:
- the CD164 gene encoding sialomucin core protein 24 isoform X1, with product MSGLSRSLLWAATCLAVLCVLSADKNTTQHPNVTTSAPISNITSAPVTSLPLVTTPAPETCEGRNSCVSCFNVSIVNTTCFWIECKDESYCSHNSTVSDCQVGNTTDFCSVSTATPVPTANSTAKPTVQPSPSTTSKTVTTSGTTNTTVTPTSQPVRKSTFDAASFIGGIVLVLGVQAVIFFLYKFCKSKERNYHTL